In the genome of Fructilactobacillus hinvesii, the window CTCGCGTAATTCTACCGGTGAACGGGTTAAAATGGCGTACTTGAGTTGGGGCCAAAATTGCTCCCATGTAATTGGAGTCTGGTCCTGCATGAACCGGTACGTTGGTTCTGGAACACTCTTTCGATATTCTTGTCGCTGAGCTAGTACAGCTTTACGAATGGCTGTTCCACTAGAAATGGATTGATGTAAGTGTTGTTCTCCGTGTTCACTGACCTGCCGCTGAATTGGAACTAACTGGGGCCGGTTTAAAACTTCTGCAGCCGCTTGGGCATACCAAAATCCTAGAGTATCATTGGGTGCTTTTAGGTCAATTCCCTCTGTCTGCCGTAGTTCCTTCTGAAATGCCAGTGGAAACGGCACATTTCGGTTAAGAAACTGGGTTCCCGTAATTTCCAATTTATGCTGAGCCCAGCGGTTAAAATCCCAATTAGCGTGTTCACAACCAAAGGCTAAGAAATCACACCGCAATGCGGAGACCAATTGCAAGGCATACTGAGCAAATAAATGCGCCGGTTGAACTGCCGCTACGGCCGGCAATTCAACAACTAGATCCACCCCATTTAATAGAGCCATTTGCGTCCGAATCCACTTGTCAAACAACGCCGGCTCTCCCCGTTGGGTCCAATTGCCACTCATCACAGCAATCACGACCTCTGCTTGCGTTTGACGTTTTGCTTGCTGGAGTTGCAATAAATGACCATTATGGAAAGGAACGTATTCAGCAATGATGGCTACGGCTGTTGGTTTCATGCCTTAACCCCATGAAAAAACCATCTCGTCGTTTGCGCAGTGGGTTCTGCCGTTCCAAACTCTGCGCTAACGTTTACGTCAGTAAAACCCGCAGCTTGTAACGCCTGCTGATAATCTGCGAGCTCATAAGTGCGCTCGTGGTGGGTCTCTGAATAAGCCTGGTATGCGTCTAAGTCAGCTTGATATAGAAAAAAGGTTAAGTCGTGTTCCACAGAGTGGGCGACTTTCCCAGCGTAGGTCGTCCACATGAACGCCTGCTTCTCATCTTGATAGTTATACATGTAGCCGGGATACTTTACATCCGTTTGGTAGGGAGTAATCACATCAAAACAAAAATGTCCCCCACTGACCAGATGCTGGAACACCGCTTGAAACACCCGTTGCACCTCAGCTAAATTAGCTAAGTAGCATAACGAATCATCAAAGCAAGTCACGGCATCAAACTGATCTAATCCACTCAGATCTAACATATTAACTTGCAGTAGTGGTAACGTTAAATGTGCTTCTGACGCATGCTGACTAGCTAAGGTCAACATTTCTTCCGAGAGATCTGCTCCAGTCATTTGGTAACCAGCCCGTTGTAACAAGACCAACAAGCGCCCCGTTCCACAGGCTAGGTCAAGAATGTTTGCCCCCGTCGGCACATACTTTTGCACGTATTGCGCCCACTTTAAATATAACTGATTGTCAAAAAGCTGATCGTAGAAAGTCGCAAACTGGCTATAAATCATTGCTAATCCTCGTTAATCCAAGCTGAAATGTCTTTTACTCGGGCATCTGCCCATAGTTTTTCTAGGTTGTAGAATTCCCGCGTTTCTTTTTTAAAGACGTGAATAATCACTTCTCCAGCTTCAATTAAAATCCAGTTCGCCTGATCTTTTCCTTCCACATGTCCAACTGGCATGTGTTGTTCTTCTAATTTATCAATAACGTTATTTGCAATTGCTTTGACCTGTCGATCAGAATCAGCATCCATGATCACAAAATACCGACCCATTACACTCAGTTTCTCAATGTTTAACACGACAATGTCATGCGCACGTCGTTCGTCGGCAGCTTTTACTACCGTTTCTAAAATTGCTTGATTATCCATTAATCCTCCTATTGTTGTCCGGCACTAATTGCATTATAGGCAACGATGGCAGCCGGATAAATTGCCTGTTGATTGCCCACTAATCGTTTCATCGTTTGAGCATTTTGGTAAACAACTCCATCCCATAGTTTCTTATGGGTCAGTTGCCGGGCTTCGTCAATCCCAGCAAAATTTCTTTCTGGTTCAATGTAGTCAGCCATATAAACAATTTGGGCGTAAACATCCATTACTGCAGCCCCGATGGTATGGTATTTCACGGCCCGTAAAATTCGAGCATCATTAATCCCTAGTTCCCGTTGCACCATTAAGTAGCCAACGTAACCATGCCAAATAGCGCGGCCGTATTTTAATAACTCGGGATCTAAATGATCCTGCTTGATAAGGGTTTCAAAGTCATCTTTTGATCGTTGTTTGGCATAATCGTGGACCAATCCTGCTAAGCCGGCAACGGTTTCGTCAGCACCATTTTCATGCGCCAATTCGATGGCCGTTGCTTCCACCCGCAAACAGTGTTCCAAACGTTCTTTTTTCAGTAGCTTTTTCATTTGCTTAATAATTTCATCACGATCAAAAGCAGCATAGTTTTGATAATTTAAATTAACGTGTTCCATAAAGATGATGCTCCTTAATGTAATCTAAAACTGAATCAGGTAATAAATACCGAACGTCATTTCCCCGTTGCAAATCATGGCGAATCAAAGAAGAAGATACCGCAAACTCAGGAACCGAAATCCCTACCACCGGATACGTTGAACTGGAATTGGTTCCCGGCCGATTAACCCCAACAAACTTTACCATTTGCACCAGATCGTCAATTCGATACCACTTATCAAGGTAGGCCACCATGTCACCTCCGATGATGAAATAGTACTCAACGTCTGGATGCTGGGCTCGTAGTTCACACATCGTATCGTAACTATAGCTTTTGCCCTGTCGTTTAATTTCCGTCAGTTCAATTTGAAAAAACGGGTTACTTTGAATCGCTAATTGTAACATGGCTACCCGATGGTGAGCAGCAATGGCATCCTTATGGTCAACGTGTGGCGGAACAAAGTCCGGTAAAAAATCAACCCGATCCAGGTGTAACTGCGAAAGCGCCTGCTCTGCAATCAATAAGTGACCCTGGTGAACGGGATTAAAGGTGCCCCCTAGTAATCCTACTTTTAACTTACTCATCGTCATGGCCTATAATTCATAAACTCCGTGCGAAATGTCACGGCAGTTAGGATGACTCGACTCATGGAAAAGTAGCACCGTTTTCCCAATGGTTTGTACCACCTGAATGTCACTGTTAGCTTCAATAAATTGTTTAACGTCTTTCGCATCTACGTCAGCACTTTGCTGAATGCTAACCTTCACCAGTTCCCGCTTATCAACGGCTTGAGCTACTTCCTTTAACCAGACTGCGTTTAAGCCATTTTTCCCAACCGAAAAGATTGGGCGAAGTTGGTTAGCATTCGCCCGCAAAAAGCGTTTTTGTTTTCCCGTTAGTTGCATGAAATCTCCTTTACTACTTAAAACATTGATTTTCTGATTAATACGGATACTCCTTTGGGAGCCCAACCGGCAACCACGCTGCCCTTCGGAACGGTAATCCAGCCGAGGCCTTCAATCACGAGATCCGAAGTATCAGTAACTTTAAACTCGTGCCGTTGTAGTGGACTCACATTTTCTGGTCCCTCAGGAGGAGTTAACAGCTCTCCAGCGTGTTTTTGAAAGAAGTCATCTGCATTTTCTAGTTTAGTCCGGTGAATCATTAAATTATTATCCACATAGACCGTGAATCCCGCTTTCGGACCTGCTAAATAATCAAACCGACCTAACGCCCCTAAAAAGAGGGTCTGTTCCGAATTTAATTGATATGAACGGGGTTTGATCCGCTTTTGCGGTGAAACGTACTTTAAATCATGACTATTTAAGTAGTGGGCCATTTGACTGGCATGAATGATTCCCGGGGTATCAATTAAATCGTGACCATTATCAAGCGGGATTTTAATCAGGTCGAGCGTGGTTCCAGGAAATTTGGAGGTGGTAATTACCTGTTCTTCTCCAGAACTTTGGTGGATGATCTGGTTAATCAAAGTTGATTTTCCTACGTTCGTAACCCCCACCACGTAAACGTCTCGATTTTGGGCATTCTCATTAATAACCGTCAACAAATCGTCAACCGATTGGTTGGTTCGTGCTGAAACTAGTTCTACGGCAATGGGACGAATGCCGGCCCGGTTAACCATTTGGCGTAACCAATCTTTCATCTTTTTGGGTTTAAACGAGGAAGGAAGCAGGTCAACCTTATTGCCCACCACCAGGACGGGATTGTCTCCAACAAATCGTTGCAATCCAGGAATTAAACTTCCGTTAACATCGAAAATATCAATCACATAAACAACCAACGAATTGGTCGTCCCAATTTGACTCAGGAGATTTAAAAATTCATCGTCAGAAACACTTACAGGTTGGATTTCGTTATAGTGCCGGAGCCGAAAGCAACGCTGACAGTATAATTCTCCTGTTTCCATTCCTTTGGCTAATGCTCCCTTGGGGGTATAACCAGCAAGCTCAGGATCAGTTGTCTGAATTTGTGCTCCACACCCAATGCATACTAACGGTTCTTGATCATGATTCTCTCTTACTTGATTTTCATCCATTAATCAATATCTTCCTTCCAATGGACACGATACTTAGTTCGCATCATGATATAGACGACCTTTTCAAGTCGTCGGTTAATTCTCGTCGGTAACAGGTCTGTCTTCACCAGTGGTTTAACCCAAATGCTTCTAATTTTAGCGTTATTAGCCGCAAAAACGTCAGTTAACAATTGATCACCAACCATCACGACTTCATTACGCTGCAAATGCCCCTGCTTCAACACCCGCTTGATGCCTAAGGGAAATGGTTTTAATGCATGGGCAACAAAGGGAAGCTGCAAGTCAGCAACTGCTTTTTTGACCCGTCGAGGATTATTGTTAGAAACAACTACTAATTTAATGCCCACCGCGTGCAAAGCTTGCATCCACTGCTTGAGTTTTTCCGTACTAGTTTTATTATTCCAAGGAATGAGGGTGTTGTCTAAATCAGCCAAAACAGTTGTAATCCCGTGTTGTTTCAATTTTTGTGGTGAAATGTGAAACACACTTCTCACCATCCAGGTTGGTTCAAAAGCTCTTAACATAAAGGCCCTCTCTTCTACATCATTTACCACTTATTTTAAAGCATCTGTCTCTAAAATAGTAGCCCCGTGAAAACAAAAAAACTTCCACCAGTTGAAACTAGCAGAAGTCTTTGACGCTTATTTTATAAAGCTTTCTTTGCTTCGGCAACTAAGGCTGCAAAAGCATCAGCATCATTAACAGCTAAGTCAGCTAACATTTTCCGGTTTACATCAATGTTAGCGGCTTTCAAGCCGTGCATTAATTTACTGTAGCTAATGTCATTCATCCGAGCAGCAGCATTAATCCGAGTAATCCAAAGTTTCCGGAAATTACCTTTGTTGTTTCGACGGTCACGAAAGGCATATTCGCGTGACTTCATTACTTGGTCTTTAGCTGTTTTAAAGAGACGGTGCTTTCCACCGCGGTATCCCTTAGCTAATTTAAGGACGCGTTTGCGCCGGTTCCGTGTAGTAGTTCCACCTTTTACTCGTGGCATATTAAAATCCCCCTAGATTAAAAATTTAACTTAGTTTATTTTTTTAATAATTCAGTGTATGACTTAACCCAAATGCTGTTTAACATGTGAGTCCCACGTAAGTGACGACGTTGTTTTTTCGTCTTTCCATGGAAACGGTGACTAGTAAAAGCGTGAGCACTCTTTAATCCACCCTTAGCAGTCTTTTTGAACCGCTTAGCAACTGCACGGTTTGATTTCATTTTTGGCATAACAATTTCCTCCTCTTTGGTTTACAAGCGTAAACTACTTTTTCGTTTTATTACTTGGTGCAAGCATTAAGAACATACTCCGGCCATCCATTTTAGCTCGTTGCGTAACGGTTGCAATGTCAGAAAGGGCGTCCGCCATTCGGTTCAAAACGTCTCGACCAATTTCTTTATGAGTAATGGCCCGACCTTTAAAACGAATGGAAACCCGAACTTTTTCTCCCTTAGTAAGAAACTTCTGGGCATTCTTAAGCTTCGTGTTAAAGTCATTCGTATCAATCGTTGGACTTAACCGAATTTCTTTCACACTAACCGTCTTTTGTTTCTTACGAGCTTCTCGTTCCTTCTTTTGCCGATTGAAACGATATTTCCCGTAATCAAGAATTTTAGCAACTGCTGGTTTAGCGTTTGGTGCTACTAAGACCAAGTCTAAGTTAGCATCTTCTGCAATTTGCATTGCTTCGGCCTTTGATTTCAAACCAAGTTTGTTTCCTTGATCATCAATAACCATCATTTCACGAGCTCTAATTCCATCGTTGACCATTTGATCTCTTTTTGCTATGGTGATTCACCTCCAAGTAGATTTCAAAGCAGAAAAAAGACGAGAACTCACAAGAGTTCCCGCCTTTTTCTATGGGGAATCCCATAGAATTGCATCCGATTAGCCCAGCAACGCTACGTCACTAAGGCGAGAAGCGGGAAGCCTCTGCTTTTTAACCATTTAAGCATATCAAGCTTTTAATTACTTGTCAACCTTTGAACTGTTATCATTACGAGAATAACTCGAAATGTCATTCATGATTTCAACCGTAAAGTCATCCATTGATAACTCTCGACTGTCATCTTCCCCGTACTTACGAACGGAAATGGTCTGGTTATTAACTTCATCGTCTCCAACCACAATCGTGTATGGAATCTTGTGCGTTTGGGCATCCCGAATCAAGTAACCCATTTTTTCAGAACGTTCGTCAACTGCGGAGCGAACGTTCATCCCTTGCAATTTTTCGTTAATTTGCCGGGCGTATTGACCGTGCTTTTCGTCACTAACTGGAATGATTTGAACTTGTTTTGGTGCTAACCAAGTTGGGAAAGCACCTTTGTACATTTCAATTAAGTAAGCCGTGAACCGTTCCATCGTTGAAACCAAGCCCCGGTGAATCATAACCGGACGATGTTCCTGTCCGTCTTCACCGACATAGTGAAGATCAAACCGTTCTGGCAACATGAAGTCCAATTGAATCGTTGATAGCGTTTCTTCGTTTCCAAGGGCCGTCTTCGTTTGCACGTCTAGCTTAGGACCATAAAAGGCAGCTTCCCCTTCGGCTTCAACGTAATCTAATCCCAATTCGTCCATAGCACCCTTCAACATCGTTTGAGCCTTATTCCACATTTCATCATCATCAAAATACTTTTCCGTATTCTTAGGATCACGATAACTAAGCCGGAACGTGTAGTTATCGATGTCAAAGTCGTGGTAAACTTCCATCATTAAATTCAAGATTTTCTTGAATTCTTCTTGAATTTGGTCTGGCGCAACGAACGTGTGACCATCGTTCAAGGTCATTTCTCGAACCCGTTGTAATCCACTTAAAGCACCAGATTTTTCGTATCGATGCATCATTCCTAACTCAGCAATCCGTAATGGCAATTCCCGGTAAGAACGAATGTGGTGGTTATAAATTTGAATGTGAGAAGGACAGTTCATCGGCCGTAGTTCCAACATTTCGTCATCATCCATTTTCATTGGTGGGAACATGTCTTCTCGGTAGTGATCCCAGTGACCGGATTGTTTGTAAAGGTCTAAGTTAGCTAAGACAGGAGTGTAAACGTGTTGGTACCCGTTGGCTAATTCCTTGTCAATAATGTAACGCTCAATTGTCCGCCGAATCGTAGCCCCATTTGGCATCCAGTAAGGTAATCCCGCTCCAACTTTAGGGTCCACAAAGAATAGGTCAAGATTATTTCCGATCACCCGGTGATCACGTTCTCGCGCTTCTTGCCGTTTCTTTAAGTCGGCTTCTAGGTCAGCTTCTTTATAAAAGGCCGTTCCATATAACCGCTGTAACATTGGGTTTGAGGATTTACCTTCCCAGTATGCACCAGCTACAGATAACAACTTAAAGTGCTTTAAGTCTTTTAAACTAGGAGCAGCAACTGCTTGAGCAAAGACCAACTGGCCCCCAATTTCATAGAAGGGAACTTGTTCGGCGTCTAGAGCATTAATTAGTTCGGTCTGGTACCGATCACCAGCTACTTCGTTTAGAGCATCTGCTTTACTGAGCTCTACTCGTTTAACAGAAGCGTTATCCTTGATGACCCGTTGCATCTTATCAGCTAAACGGTCTAATTCATCAGCACTGATTTGCCGTTCGTCTTTTTCCGTGTCAACGTAAAAACCATCGTCATCAGCAGCTAATCGACCTAACCGAACTCCCTTGAATTCTTGCTTAACAACCGCGGCCAATAATGCAGCTGCACTTTGACGTAAAACGGTTAATCCATCCTCTGAATCAGCCGTGACGATTTCTAATTTACCACCGGCCGTAATCGGAGCTTGGACATCAACTAGTTGTCCATCGATTTTCCCTGCAATGGCTTTTTTGGCTAAACTGACTGAAATTGATTTTGCAACCTCCGCAATCGTGATGCCACTGTCAAAATCTTGATTGCGTCCGTCTGGAAATTCAAACGTAATTTGTGCCATTTCTAATTCCTCCTCAATAATACAAAAGCCCCTTGGCATTATACCAAGGGGCGTCTTTTAGACGCGGTTCCACCCAAATTATCCGCTTTTGCGGACATCTCTGTAACCACATTATTAACGTTGTTTAGCAAGGTGGTAAGTTAAACCGACCAACAAGCAACTTCCAGAACTAGATTGCTCTCTCTGTGAATTTAGGTTTAACCCGTATCCTTATTTAGTAGTCTAATCACCGGACAAAAAAGTGTCAAGCAGAAGCCACTAATTTCTCAAATTATTTCCATTCAAATAAACTGGTCGTGCCAAAAATTTAATTCGTTCCATTAACCGTTGGGCTTTTAGAGGTTCTTCTTCATTCCGATTTGTGACTGCTAGGTGGTCCTTGGCTAAGTCCGTCATCGAGAAATTAGAAGTAAAAAACGTGGGTAACTGATTTTGCATCCGGTATTCCAAAATCACCCCTAGCACTTCATCTCGAACCCATTGTGACATTGAATCGGCTCCAATGTCATCAATGATTAAAATCGGCATTTGTTTGACCTGGTCCAATTTCTCCTTCAAGGTATTATCCCCAATGGAGTTTTTCATGTCCACCGCAAACGACGGAAAATGAACTAACATCGTTTTAAACCCATGATCAGACAAACGATGCGCCATGGCAGCCATTACAAACGTCTTCCCCACTCCAAACGGACCGTATAAATAGATTGCCTTTTGGTGGTCCTTCGGATTCGTCTCATATTTTTCAATAAAATCAATCAGATCAATGATCACTTCTTCTTGATCCGGAGTGGGTTCATAGTCTTCAAAGTTAACGCGTTTGATGTCTGCGGTCATTCCAACGGTTAGAAAATTATGCTGCATTTGTCGTTGCTTCTTTTGGCGTAAAAATTCCGGAGTTGGTCGATATGCCACTTCAATTAGATGGTCATTCAACACCAATTGAGGAACATATCCCGGAGCAAAAGTAGATTGACCCGCTTTAATTTTATTTTTTTCCGTTACAAACTCGTATAATTTTGAAGCAGACCTTTGCACTGCCTGGGGCGCTAATTCGGACTGATGTTGTTGAATAAATTTTTGGACGTCTGGATCAGCATAAACGGACTGCAGCAGCTTTTGATACTGCTGGTCTAAATGATGATTTTTCATCGAAGTTTTTAGTCCTTTTCCCACGTTTTGCATTTCTAGTCACTCCCTTCCCCATCATGATTACGCAACTTAGCTAGTTTTTCCTTAATTAACTTTCGGTTGGCAGCCGATGATTGTTTGGTAGAACGTTGGTTATCAGCTTGATGAGCCCACTCTGGTAGCGTTTCTCGTACCGTTGTTCGTTTTTGCTTCTTCGTTTGTTGGCGCTGTTTGGCAACTCGTTGATCACGTTGTTTAATTTCCGTCAATGCCTGGTCTGCCGTTTGGATATGCCGTTGCGCCCAATCATTAGCAATCGTGTCCAATAAATTCTTATTTAAGGTAGGATTTTCCCGATCAACTAACAAAAGATAAATCAACATGTTAATTACGGCCCTGGGTAAAACATTCTGCTCCAATAATTGTCGTAATGACCGTTCCTCTGCCGCGGTTGCAAACCCACCTTTTTCTTGCTTAATTGCACTTAAAAAGGGGACAGGAGCAGTATTGGTCGCCACTTGCAATAATTCCTGTTCCTGTGAGGTCATCTTAGTGGTTGCTTGAGTAGCAACCGGTGTTTTCTCTTCATCGGTGGTAACAGTTGGCTGAGCCCGATATTTACGGGCCATTAACAACTGAAACTTTTGTTTGTCAAACCGGTTGGTGGTTAAATTAGTTGCTTGTTCTACCATCCGGGCCATTTCCGTTTCTTCCACTCCATACAATTGCTTGGTCGTGGCAAATAACGGTTGATTTTTTTTAACGTCTTGGAGATTCACAAATGAACTTTGCAAAATGCTCAGCATTAACTGTAAATCAACGTTCACTTCTGCACGTTCTTGCGAACTGGTAGGAACCGCTTGAGCCCGCTGTTCCGTTTTTTTAACTAACGAATCAGGTTGGGCCGGACTAGCAAACACCTGCCAAAAGCTGTGAGTCTGATCATCAAGATTTCGAACATCAAACTGCTTGGGTAACAATTGGTCTGCTAATGTAACAAAGCGATTTTCCCCTACCATTTCCAACAAGAATTGGCTTAAAACCTCATTTTGAAAAAAGAGCGCCGGCGTTAGCGGAGCCTCAAGTAAATACCGAAACTCACCTTGAGCAGCAAACACTCGCAAAAGTCCAACTCCTTCAAGCTTTAATCGTGCTTGATACAACTGTTCTGCATCAATTTGAAGCGTACTCATCAGCAAAAAATGTCCTTGTACTTGTGCAGTCTGGTGCCATAACAGATTAATTAGTGCATAAGCATCGTTACCCACCATGGGCAAGTACAATTGATCCAGACTCAATCTTT includes:
- a CDS encoding nucleotidyltransferase, with amino-acid sequence MKPTAVAIIAEYVPFHNGHLLQLQQAKRQTQAEVVIAVMSGNWTQRGEPALFDKWIRTQMALLNGVDLVVELPAVAAVQPAHLFAQYALQLVSALRCDFLAFGCEHANWDFNRWAQHKLEITGTQFLNRNVPFPLAFQKELRQTEGIDLKAPNDTLGFWYAQAAAEVLNRPQLVPIQRQVSEHGEQHLHQSISSGTAIRKAVLAQRQEYRKSVPEPTYRFMQDQTPITWEQFWPQLKYAILTRSPVELRELYQMTEGLEYRLQRVAMKAHSFAELIELVKTKRYTYPRLQRLCTYVLLNYQKQDVASYQPVLRILGMSAAGQRYLHAVKKMVSLPLITTTTKTILANQLLLEERAGLVTELVTGHVQDRKRSVIRKAAIKE
- a CDS encoding class I SAM-dependent DNA methyltransferase — its product is MIYSQFATFYDQLFDNQLYLKWAQYVQKYVPTGANILDLACGTGRLLVLLQRAGYQMTGADLSEEMLTLASQHASEAHLTLPLLQVNMLDLSGLDQFDAVTCFDDSLCYLANLAEVQRVFQAVFQHLVSGGHFCFDVITPYQTDVKYPGYMYNYQDEKQAFMWTTYAGKVAHSVEHDLTFFLYQADLDAYQAYSETHHERTYELADYQQALQAAGFTDVNVSAEFGTAEPTAQTTRWFFHGVKA
- the rsfS gene encoding ribosome silencing factor, translating into MDNQAILETVVKAADERRAHDIVVLNIEKLSVMGRYFVIMDADSDRQVKAIANNVIDKLEEQHMPVGHVEGKDQANWILIEAGEVIIHVFKKETREFYNLEKLWADARVKDISAWINED
- the yqeK gene encoding bis(5'-nucleosyl)-tetraphosphatase (symmetrical) YqeK; this encodes MEHVNLNYQNYAAFDRDEIIKQMKKLLKKERLEHCLRVEATAIELAHENGADETVAGLAGLVHDYAKQRSKDDFETLIKQDHLDPELLKYGRAIWHGYVGYLMVQRELGINDARILRAVKYHTIGAAVMDVYAQIVYMADYIEPERNFAGIDEARQLTHKKLWDGVVYQNAQTMKRLVGNQQAIYPAAIVAYNAISAGQQ
- a CDS encoding nicotinate-nucleotide adenylyltransferase produces the protein MSKLKVGLLGGTFNPVHQGHLLIAEQALSQLHLDRVDFLPDFVPPHVDHKDAIAAHHRVAMLQLAIQSNPFFQIELTEIKRQGKSYSYDTMCELRAQHPDVEYYFIIGGDMVAYLDKWYRIDDLVQMVKFVGVNRPGTNSSSTYPVVGISVPEFAVSSSLIRHDLQRGNDVRYLLPDSVLDYIKEHHLYGTR
- the yhbY gene encoding ribosome assembly RNA-binding protein YhbY codes for the protein MQLTGKQKRFLRANANQLRPIFSVGKNGLNAVWLKEVAQAVDKRELVKVSIQQSADVDAKDVKQFIEANSDIQVVQTIGKTVLLFHESSHPNCRDISHGVYEL
- the yqeH gene encoding ribosome biogenesis GTPase YqeH; the encoded protein is MDENQVRENHDQEPLVCIGCGAQIQTTDPELAGYTPKGALAKGMETGELYCQRCFRLRHYNEIQPVSVSDDEFLNLLSQIGTTNSLVVYVIDIFDVNGSLIPGLQRFVGDNPVLVVGNKVDLLPSSFKPKKMKDWLRQMVNRAGIRPIAVELVSARTNQSVDDLLTVINENAQNRDVYVVGVTNVGKSTLINQIIHQSSGEEQVITTSKFPGTTLDLIKIPLDNGHDLIDTPGIIHASQMAHYLNSHDLKYVSPQKRIKPRSYQLNSEQTLFLGALGRFDYLAGPKAGFTVYVDNNLMIHRTKLENADDFFQKHAGELLTPPEGPENVSPLQRHEFKVTDTSDLVIEGLGWITVPKGSVVAGWAPKGVSVLIRKSMF
- a CDS encoding YqeG family HAD IIIA-type phosphatase — its product is MLRAFEPTWMVRSVFHISPQKLKQHGITTVLADLDNTLIPWNNKTSTEKLKQWMQALHAVGIKLVVVSNNNPRRVKKAVADLQLPFVAHALKPFPLGIKRVLKQGHLQRNEVVMVGDQLLTDVFAANNAKIRSIWVKPLVKTDLLPTRINRRLEKVVYIMMRTKYRVHWKEDID
- the rplT gene encoding 50S ribosomal protein L20, with translation MPRVKGGTTTRNRRKRVLKLAKGYRGGKHRLFKTAKDQVMKSREYAFRDRRNNKGNFRKLWITRINAAARMNDISYSKLMHGLKAANIDVNRKMLADLAVNDADAFAALVAEAKKAL
- the rpmI gene encoding 50S ribosomal protein L35 — protein: MPKMKSNRAVAKRFKKTAKGGLKSAHAFTSHRFHGKTKKQRRHLRGTHMLNSIWVKSYTELLKK
- the infC gene encoding translation initiation factor IF-3, giving the protein MVNDGIRAREMMVIDDQGNKLGLKSKAEAMQIAEDANLDLVLVAPNAKPAVAKILDYGKYRFNRQKKEREARKKQKTVSVKEIRLSPTIDTNDFNTKLKNAQKFLTKGEKVRVSIRFKGRAITHKEIGRDVLNRMADALSDIATVTQRAKMDGRSMFLMLAPSNKTKK
- the thrS gene encoding threonine--tRNA ligase, with the translated sequence MAQITFEFPDGRNQDFDSGITIAEVAKSISVSLAKKAIAGKIDGQLVDVQAPITAGGKLEIVTADSEDGLTVLRQSAAALLAAVVKQEFKGVRLGRLAADDDGFYVDTEKDERQISADELDRLADKMQRVIKDNASVKRVELSKADALNEVAGDRYQTELINALDAEQVPFYEIGGQLVFAQAVAAPSLKDLKHFKLLSVAGAYWEGKSSNPMLQRLYGTAFYKEADLEADLKKRQEARERDHRVIGNNLDLFFVDPKVGAGLPYWMPNGATIRRTIERYIIDKELANGYQHVYTPVLANLDLYKQSGHWDHYREDMFPPMKMDDDEMLELRPMNCPSHIQIYNHHIRSYRELPLRIAELGMMHRYEKSGALSGLQRVREMTLNDGHTFVAPDQIQEEFKKILNLMMEVYHDFDIDNYTFRLSYRDPKNTEKYFDDDEMWNKAQTMLKGAMDELGLDYVEAEGEAAFYGPKLDVQTKTALGNEETLSTIQLDFMLPERFDLHYVGEDGQEHRPVMIHRGLVSTMERFTAYLIEMYKGAFPTWLAPKQVQIIPVSDEKHGQYARQINEKLQGMNVRSAVDERSEKMGYLIRDAQTHKIPYTIVVGDDEVNNQTISVRKYGEDDSRELSMDDFTVEIMNDISSYSRNDNSSKVDK
- the dnaI gene encoding primosomal protein DnaI codes for the protein MQNVGKGLKTSMKNHHLDQQYQKLLQSVYADPDVQKFIQQHQSELAPQAVQRSASKLYEFVTEKNKIKAGQSTFAPGYVPQLVLNDHLIEVAYRPTPEFLRQKKQRQMQHNFLTVGMTADIKRVNFEDYEPTPDQEEVIIDLIDFIEKYETNPKDHQKAIYLYGPFGVGKTFVMAAMAHRLSDHGFKTMLVHFPSFAVDMKNSIGDNTLKEKLDQVKQMPILIIDDIGADSMSQWVRDEVLGVILEYRMQNQLPTFFTSNFSMTDLAKDHLAVTNRNEEEPLKAQRLMERIKFLARPVYLNGNNLRN
- a CDS encoding DnaD domain protein, with the translated sequence MTNHKNAIDPQTKFQVLRDHELTSLERLSLDQLYLPMVGNDAYALINLLWHQTAQVQGHFLLMSTLQIDAEQLYQARLKLEGVGLLRVFAAQGEFRYLLEAPLTPALFFQNEVLSQFLLEMVGENRFVTLADQLLPKQFDVRNLDDQTHSFWQVFASPAQPDSLVKKTEQRAQAVPTSSQERAEVNVDLQLMLSILQSSFVNLQDVKKNQPLFATTKQLYGVEETEMARMVEQATNLTTNRFDKQKFQLLMARKYRAQPTVTTDEEKTPVATQATTKMTSQEQELLQVATNTAPVPFLSAIKQEKGGFATAAEERSLRQLLEQNVLPRAVINMLIYLLLVDRENPTLNKNLLDTIANDWAQRHIQTADQALTEIKQRDQRVAKQRQQTKKQKRTTVRETLPEWAHQADNQRSTKQSSAANRKLIKEKLAKLRNHDGEGSD